One Verrucomicrobiota bacterium JB022 genomic region harbors:
- a CDS encoding TetR/AcrR family transcriptional regulator — protein sequence MAPTSTSEARERILSAATRLFYTKGYRATGINEVIAEADVAKATLYHHYPSKDDLGADWLRRKMTEVSAMIDDIAGRDLDRAARVDALFEHLERNMADPEYRGCPFCNISTEMPDSDHPLNAIACEHKRNLREGIRLLLQPQTQDEALPEERFTFLSDALYLLFLGASSLDLCGDRVAAARTARRTAHCLLQNPS from the coding sequence ATGGCACCCACTTCCACCAGCGAAGCGCGGGAGCGTATCCTCTCCGCCGCCACACGCCTGTTCTATACCAAGGGCTATCGTGCCACCGGCATCAACGAGGTGATTGCCGAAGCCGACGTGGCCAAGGCCACGCTTTACCACCACTACCCCAGCAAGGACGACCTGGGGGCCGACTGGCTGCGCCGCAAGATGACCGAAGTGAGCGCCATGATCGACGACATCGCGGGGCGCGACCTCGACCGAGCCGCCCGCGTCGACGCCCTTTTCGAGCATCTGGAGCGTAATATGGCCGACCCGGAATACCGCGGCTGCCCGTTTTGCAACATCTCAACCGAGATGCCCGACTCCGACCACCCGCTCAACGCCATCGCCTGCGAGCACAAGCGCAACCTGCGCGAAGGCATCCGCCTGCTGCTGCAGCCGCAGACGCAAGACGAGGCGCTGCCGGAAGAGCGCTTCACCTTCCTCTCCGACGCGCTGTACCTGCTCTTCCTCGGCGCATCGTCGCTCGACTTGTGCGGCGACCGCGTGGCGGCAGCGCGCACGGCCCGGCGCACCGCGCATTGCCTGCTGCAAAACCCCAGCTAG
- a CDS encoding NAD-dependent epimerase/dehydratase family protein gives MESKENPQLVIFGCGYVGGAVAREALRRGWRVTALTRNPEKAAQLQALGCRTVVADLASDDWHQEIPGPVDYVLNAVSGGGGGIEGYRRSYLEGQQSVLAWAKNRQVGALVYTSSTSVYPQTGGEVVTEDDATDGDSEMASVLLQAEGLLQPVPDGVERAYVLRLAGIYGPGRHYLLDRLREGHREFPGTGDFFLNLIHLDDIVAGIFACFAAPVGASGVYNLADDAPQTKAEVVHWIAQRLGIEDVRFNPELDGPRQARRRRMGRTTSPHRQVSAAKAKAALDWAPRYGDFRAGYEAIFAAE, from the coding sequence ATGGAGAGCAAGGAGAACCCCCAACTCGTGATCTTTGGCTGTGGCTACGTCGGCGGCGCGGTCGCCCGAGAAGCCCTGCGCCGGGGCTGGCGCGTCACCGCATTGACGCGCAACCCCGAAAAGGCGGCCCAACTTCAAGCCCTCGGTTGCCGCACGGTGGTCGCCGATCTGGCGAGCGACGACTGGCATCAGGAAATCCCGGGCCCGGTCGACTACGTGCTCAACGCCGTCAGCGGCGGGGGTGGGGGCATCGAAGGCTATCGGCGCTCTTATCTGGAGGGCCAGCAGTCGGTGCTCGCGTGGGCCAAAAACCGGCAAGTCGGGGCGCTCGTTTACACCAGTAGCACCTCCGTCTATCCGCAGACTGGGGGCGAAGTGGTGACCGAAGACGACGCGACCGATGGCGACAGCGAGATGGCCAGCGTGCTCCTGCAGGCCGAGGGGCTGCTACAACCGGTGCCGGATGGGGTGGAACGGGCCTACGTGTTGCGGCTGGCGGGCATCTACGGGCCGGGCCGGCACTACCTGCTCGACCGCTTGCGCGAGGGACACCGGGAGTTCCCCGGCACGGGCGACTTTTTCCTCAACCTCATCCACCTCGACGACATCGTGGCGGGCATCTTTGCCTGTTTTGCCGCTCCGGTGGGCGCTTCGGGCGTCTACAACCTGGCCGACGACGCGCCCCAGACCAAGGCCGAGGTGGTGCATTGGATCGCCCAGCGCCTCGGGATCGAAGACGTGCGCTTTAATCCCGAGCTGGACGGCCCCCGGCAGGCGCGTCGTCGCCGCATGGGCCGCACGACCAGCCCGCATCGGCAAGTCTCCGCCGCGAAGGCCAAGGCTGCGCTCGACTGGGCGCCCCGCTATGGGGATTTTCGCGCCGGCTACGAAGCCATTTTTGCCGCAGAATAG
- a CDS encoding haloacid dehalogenase-like hydrolase, giving the protein MSEDTLHRQNIVACLWDFDKTLIPGYMQWPIFEHYGIDERAFWVEVNSMEEVYRQRGQNPSPEILYLNHLLTYTRAGITSGLNNALLRELGKKLTFYAGLPEFFDRLKRIVSENPVYARYEIKLEHYIISTGLAEMIRGSAIAPYIDGVYACEFIENPLPPHYNLQQELEMEPGDSEIGQIGRFVDNTIKTRFIFEINKGTNKIASIDVNSKISQEDRRVPIRNMIYIADGPSDVPVFSVVRKSGGKAYAVYAPGSESEFVQNDELRQCGRVDHFGRADFRERSDTYMWLTTHVKRICDRIVEESELALNRRVGRPPRHLHDDKPLRTPKGPQQEILFGEGQQG; this is encoded by the coding sequence ATGTCCGAAGATACACTGCACCGCCAAAACATCGTCGCCTGCCTGTGGGACTTCGACAAGACCCTCATCCCGGGCTACATGCAGTGGCCGATCTTCGAGCACTACGGGATCGACGAGCGCGCATTCTGGGTCGAGGTCAACAGCATGGAAGAAGTCTACCGGCAACGGGGCCAGAACCCTTCGCCCGAGATTCTCTACCTCAACCACCTGCTCACCTACACGCGGGCGGGCATTACCAGCGGCCTCAACAACGCCCTGTTGCGCGAGCTGGGGAAGAAGCTGACCTTTTATGCGGGCTTGCCGGAGTTCTTCGACCGGCTGAAGCGCATCGTCTCCGAAAACCCCGTCTACGCACGCTATGAGATCAAGCTGGAGCACTATATTATCTCCACCGGTCTGGCCGAAATGATCCGCGGCAGCGCGATCGCTCCCTACATCGACGGGGTGTATGCCTGTGAATTCATCGAGAACCCCCTGCCCCCGCACTACAACCTGCAGCAAGAGCTGGAAATGGAGCCGGGCGATTCCGAAATCGGCCAGATCGGGCGCTTTGTCGACAACACGATCAAGACGCGCTTCATCTTCGAGATCAACAAGGGCACGAACAAGATCGCCAGCATCGACGTGAATTCCAAGATCTCGCAGGAAGACCGCCGCGTGCCGATCCGCAACATGATCTATATTGCGGACGGCCCTTCCGATGTGCCGGTGTTCTCCGTGGTGCGCAAGAGCGGCGGCAAGGCTTACGCCGTCTACGCCCCGGGCAGCGAATCCGAATTTGTGCAAAACGACGAGCTGCGCCAGTGCGGCCGTGTCGACCACTTTGGCCGGGCCGACTTCCGCGAGCGCAGCGATACCTATATGTGGCTGACGACCCACGTGAAGCGCATTTGCGACCGCATCGTGGAAGAGTCGGAGCTGGCGCTGAACCGCCGCGTAGGCCGCCCTCCCCGCCACCTGCACGACGACAAGCCGCTCCGCACGCCCAAGGGGCCGCAGCAGGAGATCCTCTTTGGCGAAGGCCAGCAGGGGTAA
- the ykgO gene encoding type B 50S ribosomal protein L36 encodes MKVAASLKSLKNRHPNCQVVRRRGRVYVINKTNPRFKARQG; translated from the coding sequence ATGAAAGTTGCCGCCAGCCTCAAGAGCCTGAAGAACCGCCACCCGAACTGCCAAGTGGTTCGTCGCCGTGGTCGCGTTTACGTGATTAACAAGACCAACCCGCGCTTCAAGGCGCGCCAAGGTTAA
- a CDS encoding response regulator, with amino-acid sequence MESRNISQLTVLVVEDDPYGLNFFRYCLEEAGYRVYTAADGLEAQRIIEHLGSSTLDVLLTDFRMPNLNGIELTRWLAELDPTLTVIMITAQGEKNLVQESLTLGVFDFLDKPVRAEHLTQTIYRASNETHRRRKIRSEQAQLSQVAALDSGLNTWLPDALGQTCRVQYLPLHQAGGDFFYAHQDEGSDWLMAGDVTGHDLRASWLAAFFQGMIRGLADEGRELFAALPRFSRFILQEFAPLARQTRQRPPSLAVTVARVHQETARLEIINRGMPPAWLIDVDGFVQFGPVGEHPLGWSDYPTAEPVHCSTERLAAICLLSDGIYELASTLDVDPLAFGYRMQQAKERFPTADFQSTDDLLLVRYSLSPETTMDAQFQPIFQESYAGSEVENIDQLQEVWRRSLQFALEEQLGDRLYDLLICLREGVLNALTHGCEGQSDKVATLHISINRAEEVVRVRIDDPGKGHRFDLEGRLQQLQKPGGPHLGLSIISHLSDRLQLEHGGTSLVFDFSLRTPSS; translated from the coding sequence ATGGAGTCGCGCAATATCAGTCAACTCACCGTCCTGGTGGTGGAAGACGACCCTTACGGTCTCAACTTTTTCCGCTACTGCCTGGAGGAGGCGGGGTACCGCGTCTACACTGCCGCCGACGGTCTGGAGGCCCAGCGCATCATCGAGCATTTGGGCTCCAGCACACTGGACGTGCTCCTGACGGATTTCCGGATGCCGAACCTAAACGGCATCGAACTCACACGCTGGCTGGCAGAGCTGGATCCAACGCTGACGGTGATCATGATCACCGCGCAGGGGGAGAAAAACCTCGTGCAGGAGAGCCTCACGCTGGGGGTCTTCGACTTTCTGGACAAACCGGTGCGCGCCGAGCACCTCACCCAGACGATCTACCGCGCCTCCAACGAGACTCACCGCCGCCGCAAGATCCGCAGCGAGCAGGCCCAACTTTCGCAGGTTGCCGCGCTCGACTCCGGCCTCAACACCTGGCTTCCGGATGCCCTGGGGCAGACGTGCCGCGTGCAGTATCTCCCCCTGCATCAGGCGGGAGGCGACTTCTTTTACGCCCACCAGGATGAGGGCTCGGATTGGCTGATGGCCGGGGATGTGACGGGGCACGACTTGCGGGCCTCGTGGCTGGCCGCGTTTTTCCAGGGCATGATCCGTGGCCTGGCCGACGAGGGGCGCGAGCTATTTGCCGCGCTGCCCCGGTTCAGCCGCTTTATCCTGCAGGAATTTGCCCCCCTCGCCCGCCAGACGCGCCAGCGCCCACCCAGCCTTGCTGTAACGGTCGCACGCGTGCACCAGGAGACGGCCCGGCTCGAGATCATCAACCGCGGGATGCCGCCGGCCTGGCTGATCGACGTCGACGGTTTTGTCCAGTTTGGGCCGGTGGGCGAGCACCCGCTGGGCTGGAGCGATTATCCCACCGCCGAGCCCGTGCATTGCTCCACCGAGCGCCTCGCCGCCATCTGCCTGCTCAGCGACGGCATTTACGAGCTTGCCAGCACCCTCGATGTCGACCCGTTGGCCTTCGGCTATCGGATGCAACAGGCCAAGGAGCGTTTTCCCACTGCAGATTTTCAATCAACGGACGATTTGTTGTTGGTAAGGTATAGCCTTTCCCCCGAAACGACGATGGATGCCCAGTTCCAACCCATTTTTCAAGAAAGCTACGCCGGCAGCGAAGTTGAGAACATCGACCAACTGCAAGAAGTCTGGCGGCGCAGCCTACAGTTTGCCCTCGAAGAACAGCTAGGCGACCGTCTGTACGACTTGCTGATCTGCCTGCGCGAAGGTGTGCTCAATGCCTTGACCCACGGCTGCGAAGGCCAGAGCGACAAGGTGGCAACCCTCCATATCAGCATCAACCGGGCAGAAGAAGTCGTCCGCGTGCGGATCGACGACCCGGGCAAGGGCCACCGCTTCGACCTCGAGGGCCGCCTGCAGCAACTGCAAAAGCCCGGCGGCCCGCACCTCGGCCTCAGCATCATTTCTCACCTCAGCGACCGTCTGCAATTGGAGCACGGCGGGACTTCGCTCGTCTTCGATTTTTCGCTCCGCACCCCCTCTTCCTGA
- a CDS encoding HD domain-containing protein has protein sequence MAQQAQKAGGRALLVGGVVRDALRAQPTKDVDMEVFGLQPSQLEALLKQVGPYAAVGKSFGIYKVTSNDLDVAIPRRERKTGQGHQAFEIAPDPFLSVAEAAARRDFTVNALYGDPLTGEVIDPHGGQADLAAGVLRHTSPAFAEDPLRVLRGMQFAARFELTPAPETVELCRTMTPEGLSPERYYEEWKKLVLRGVRPSLGLEFLRATGWVQYFPELAALIDCPQDPKWHPEGDVWAHTLHCLEFFARHRTGDDWEDLVVGLAVLCHDLGKPATTAFSEGHWRSPRHDVEGEAPTRALLARFTQHKDLVESVVPLVLAHMRPHMLYTQQAGSGAIRRLARDVGRLDRLLRVLRADYGGRPPLPGEPCKAADWLTARAEELRVQDAAPKALLLGRHLIAAGLRPGVQFKAILEAAYEAQLDGAFEDEAGAQAFLREYLAQHS, from the coding sequence CTGGCGCAACAAGCCCAAAAAGCAGGTGGTCGAGCCCTGCTCGTCGGGGGTGTCGTGCGCGACGCCTTGCGGGCCCAACCGACCAAAGATGTGGACATGGAGGTCTTCGGCCTGCAGCCCAGTCAACTGGAGGCCTTGCTGAAGCAGGTGGGCCCGTATGCGGCGGTGGGCAAGTCGTTCGGCATCTACAAAGTCACCTCCAACGATCTGGACGTGGCGATCCCTCGCCGCGAGCGCAAGACAGGGCAGGGGCACCAGGCATTCGAGATCGCGCCCGATCCCTTCCTCTCGGTGGCGGAGGCGGCGGCACGGCGCGACTTTACGGTCAACGCCCTCTATGGCGACCCGTTGACGGGCGAAGTAATCGACCCGCATGGCGGTCAGGCCGACCTTGCAGCGGGGGTGCTGCGGCACACCTCGCCCGCCTTTGCCGAGGATCCGCTGCGGGTGCTGCGCGGGATGCAGTTTGCCGCCCGCTTTGAGCTGACCCCGGCCCCGGAGACGGTGGAGCTTTGCCGCACGATGACGCCGGAGGGCCTGTCGCCTGAGCGTTATTACGAAGAGTGGAAAAAGCTGGTCCTGCGCGGCGTGCGCCCCTCGCTGGGGCTTGAATTCCTGCGTGCGACGGGCTGGGTGCAATACTTCCCGGAGCTGGCCGCGCTGATCGATTGCCCGCAAGATCCCAAGTGGCATCCGGAGGGAGATGTGTGGGCGCATACGCTGCACTGCCTCGAGTTCTTTGCCCGCCACCGTACCGGCGACGATTGGGAAGACCTCGTGGTGGGGCTCGCCGTTTTGTGCCACGATCTGGGCAAACCGGCCACGACCGCCTTTAGCGAAGGCCATTGGCGCTCCCCGCGTCACGATGTGGAGGGCGAGGCGCCAACACGCGCCCTGCTCGCCCGCTTTACCCAGCACAAGGACTTGGTGGAATCGGTCGTGCCGCTGGTGCTCGCCCACATGCGCCCGCATATGCTCTACACGCAACAGGCGGGCAGTGGGGCGATTCGCCGACTCGCGCGCGATGTGGGCCGGCTCGACCGATTGCTGCGCGTGCTGCGTGCGGACTACGGGGGGCGTCCGCCGCTGCCGGGCGAGCCCTGCAAGGCGGCGGATTGGCTGACGGCGCGGGCCGAAGAGCTGCGGGTGCAAGATGCCGCTCCCAAAGCCCTCCTCCTTGGCCGCCACCTCATCGCCGCCGGGCTTCGCCCAGGGGTGCAGTTCAAGGCCATCCTCGAAGCGGCCTACGAGGCGCAGCTCGATGGGGCCTTCGAAGACGAGGCAGGCGCGCAGGCCTTCTTGCGGGAGTATCTGGCGCAGCACAGTTGA
- a CDS encoding MFS transporter: MKPASPFSLPNVRLFIIFRVLANARYYYPVMAKMFLDLGLTLTQFNLLNAIWAATIVLAEVPSGAMADIVGRRNLVLLAALLMTVEMVVLLVAPIDGGWMLFTLVAINRIASGLGEASASGADEAVAFDTLQEKGLEAQWPRVLDILARWSAVGFFVAMILGGLVYDLTLVNTVWQALGGSEELTRADIVKIPIWMTLIHALVVALAALRMKEPESFERQPMRWAAVRGAFQQMARAGQWTLQHRFVLFVIIAGVLLDAFGRQLAVLGSEYLSIIGYPPSMLGFIFAGLALLGFFYGRIGRFLVTHRSPVQNLLLLSGCMLAGLLGLGFALPYVGLLFYLLCTSALNFVGFFHSHYLNREVDSKQRATVLSFKGLAINLGYGAIGLAHVAILAGLQLWFPDASQDVLLTRSFFAFPVLFILGLAVLLLAGRHFIRRQEKITAVG; encoded by the coding sequence ATGAAGCCTGCCTCGCCTTTTTCGCTGCCCAACGTCCGGCTGTTCATCATCTTCCGGGTGCTGGCCAATGCCCGGTATTATTACCCGGTGATGGCCAAGATGTTCCTCGACCTGGGGCTGACGCTGACCCAGTTCAACCTGCTCAACGCCATCTGGGCCGCCACGATCGTGCTGGCGGAGGTGCCTTCGGGCGCCATGGCGGACATCGTGGGCCGGCGCAACCTCGTGCTGCTGGCCGCCCTGCTGATGACGGTCGAGATGGTGGTGCTGCTGGTGGCCCCCATCGACGGCGGCTGGATGCTTTTCACCCTCGTGGCGATCAACCGCATTGCCAGTGGGCTGGGCGAGGCCAGCGCGAGCGGGGCCGATGAGGCGGTCGCATTCGATACGCTGCAGGAGAAGGGGCTGGAGGCCCAGTGGCCCCGGGTGCTCGACATCCTGGCGCGGTGGTCGGCGGTAGGCTTCTTTGTGGCCATGATCCTCGGCGGCCTCGTCTACGACCTTACACTGGTCAACACCGTGTGGCAGGCCCTCGGGGGCAGCGAAGAGCTGACGCGCGCCGACATCGTCAAGATCCCCATCTGGATGACGCTGATTCATGCGCTGGTCGTCGCCCTCGCGGCGCTGCGGATGAAGGAGCCGGAGAGTTTCGAGCGTCAACCCATGCGCTGGGCCGCCGTGCGCGGGGCTTTTCAGCAAATGGCGCGGGCGGGCCAGTGGACGCTCCAGCACCGCTTTGTGCTCTTCGTGATCATCGCCGGGGTGTTGCTCGATGCCTTCGGTCGGCAGCTCGCCGTGCTGGGCTCGGAATATCTGAGCATCATCGGCTACCCGCCCAGCATGCTCGGCTTTATCTTTGCCGGGCTCGCGCTGCTCGGGTTTTTCTACGGGCGCATCGGGCGATTCCTCGTCACGCACCGCAGCCCGGTGCAAAACCTGTTGCTGCTCTCGGGTTGTATGCTGGCGGGGCTGCTGGGGCTCGGCTTCGCCCTGCCCTACGTGGGCCTGCTCTTTTATCTGCTCTGCACCTCGGCGCTCAACTTTGTGGGCTTTTTCCACAGCCACTACCTCAACCGCGAGGTGGATTCCAAACAGCGCGCGACCGTCCTGAGCTTCAAAGGGCTGGCGATCAACCTGGGCTACGGGGCCATCGGGCTGGCCCATGTCGCCATCCTCGCCGGGCTGCAGCTCTGGTTCCCCGACGCCAGCCAGGACGTGCTGCTCACACGCTCGTTCTTCGCCTTCCCGGTGCTCTTTATCCTGGGGCTCGCCGTTTTGCTGCTGGCAGGGCGTCACTTCATCCGCCGGCAGGAGAAAATCACCGCCGTGGGCTGA
- a CDS encoding MBL fold metallo-hydrolase — METSAPYPLEDLYEDIIGKAQRGLGLTDLQLMERSGLSMFAIQAAKEGEFHEESIAPLAAALELEPAALGEIALRQYAPRVSPVPGLLPINQPATLYPGATVNLYLVWDEATKDAWLFDCGEDATDVVEAVRRHSLNLKAIFLTHGHRDHQKALPDIQAALGNPPAFAHPAEGVAGAQAIDAGEQRQLGALTLEVRSTPGHSPAGLTYVVQGLECPVVIVGDAIFAGSMGKVAAEKFGDARQAIREQILSLDGATIVCPGHGCLSTVGLERKHNPFFAEA, encoded by the coding sequence ATGGAAACCTCCGCACCCTATCCCCTCGAAGACCTTTACGAAGACATCATCGGCAAGGCCCAGCGCGGCCTCGGCTTGACCGATCTGCAGCTGATGGAGCGCTCCGGCCTGAGCATGTTTGCCATCCAGGCGGCCAAGGAGGGCGAATTCCACGAAGAGTCGATTGCGCCGCTTGCCGCCGCACTGGAGCTGGAGCCTGCCGCGTTGGGCGAGATTGCCCTGCGCCAGTATGCCCCCCGCGTGAGCCCGGTGCCGGGCCTGCTACCGATCAACCAGCCGGCGACCCTTTACCCGGGCGCGACCGTCAATCTCTACCTCGTGTGGGATGAGGCGACCAAGGACGCCTGGCTTTTCGACTGCGGGGAAGACGCGACCGATGTGGTCGAGGCCGTGCGCCGCCACAGCCTCAACCTCAAGGCCATCTTCCTCACCCACGGCCATCGCGATCACCAGAAGGCGCTGCCCGACATCCAGGCCGCGTTGGGCAACCCGCCTGCCTTCGCCCACCCGGCGGAAGGTGTCGCGGGCGCCCAGGCTATCGACGCGGGTGAGCAACGTCAGCTGGGCGCGCTGACGCTGGAGGTGCGCTCCACGCCGGGTCATTCGCCGGCTGGGCTCACCTACGTCGTGCAGGGGCTGGAGTGCCCGGTCGTCATCGTGGGCGATGCGATCTTTGCCGGCTCGATGGGCAAGGTGGCGGCGGAGAAGTTCGGTGACGCCCGGCAGGCCATTCGCGAGCAGATCCTGTCGCTGGATGGGGCAACGATCGTCTGCCCCGGCCATGGCTGCCTGAGCACCGTCGGTCTGGAGCGCAAGCACAACCCGTTTTTTGCCGAGGCGTAG
- a CDS encoding STAS domain-containing protein, with the protein MIQPDFDRVRRRLYLVFDENIISTQLEPLSKTVEEVLQAHESLGPQVIYFDLRELRMIDSMGLHWLFEVMRDQHALGRKLILQIASPAINKVVTFGGLGQLAEIKFRRRSQVR; encoded by the coding sequence ATGATCCAGCCTGATTTCGACCGCGTGCGTCGGCGCCTGTATCTGGTGTTCGACGAGAATATCATCAGCACCCAGCTAGAGCCCTTGAGCAAGACGGTGGAGGAGGTCTTGCAGGCCCACGAAAGCCTCGGGCCGCAAGTGATCTACTTCGACCTGCGCGAGCTGCGCATGATCGACTCAATGGGCCTGCACTGGCTCTTCGAGGTGATGCGCGACCAGCACGCCCTCGGCCGCAAGCTGATCCTCCAGATCGCCAGCCCGGCCATCAACAAGGTCGTGACCTTTGGCGGCCTCGGTCAGCTGGCCGAAATCAAGTTTCGCCGACGCAGCCAAGTGCGTTAG
- a CDS encoding putative Na+/H+ antiporter — protein sequence MKIGRLLRNVTVIASFGWLLTLAPTLAAAPQESGHGAAQEAADHAHDEGHGDAGHGGGHHEISSPVPYDLNKYQAQEEAQGITTLGGKLAHRIQEDPFNLVATIIFLLAVAHTFAAGFFMKLAHKYEHEHEEKIQREGLTAEAKPYRNAKDDTSFRATVFHFLGEVEAVFGIWCIPLVFAIFGMHGFDWHAVTGYFDVLAFQNMKYTEPLFVIVIMAIASTRPILKFSEKVLGLFAGLGGRKPSAWWMSILIVGPLLGSFITEPAAMTIAALLLAAQFYRYEVSTKFKYATLGLLFVNVSVGGTLTHFAAPPVLMVAGTWGWDLIHMFDYFGYKAVTAIVIATALYYFIFKKEFVKINAQALAEKDANQLPEEPVPFWITGVILLFMAWTVFTLHHPPMFVAGFLFFLAFVAATRTHQDDVSIKGPLLVGFFLAALVTHGSLQNWWISPVLGKLNETALFLGSTLLTAFNDNAAITFLASQVPEFGTNPALQYAVVAGAVTGGGLTVIANAPNPAGQSLLQKFFPGGVSPLNLALAALAPTAIVAVCFLFLPHIGGGH from the coding sequence ATGAAGATTGGGCGATTACTCCGCAATGTAACCGTCATCGCCAGCTTTGGCTGGTTGCTGACCCTTGCCCCAACCCTGGCGGCAGCCCCACAGGAATCCGGTCACGGCGCCGCCCAAGAGGCCGCCGACCATGCGCACGATGAAGGGCATGGTGACGCCGGGCACGGGGGTGGCCACCACGAAATCAGCTCCCCCGTCCCCTACGACCTGAACAAATATCAGGCGCAGGAGGAGGCCCAAGGCATCACGACCTTGGGGGGCAAATTGGCCCACCGTATTCAGGAAGATCCCTTTAACCTCGTCGCCACCATCATCTTCCTTCTCGCCGTGGCACACACCTTTGCCGCCGGCTTTTTCATGAAGCTGGCTCACAAATACGAGCACGAGCATGAAGAGAAGATCCAGCGCGAGGGCCTGACGGCTGAGGCCAAGCCCTACCGCAACGCGAAGGACGATACGAGCTTCCGCGCCACCGTCTTCCACTTCCTCGGCGAGGTGGAAGCCGTCTTCGGCATCTGGTGTATCCCGCTCGTGTTCGCCATCTTCGGCATGCACGGCTTCGACTGGCATGCCGTGACGGGCTATTTCGACGTGCTGGCCTTCCAGAACATGAAGTATACCGAGCCGCTGTTTGTGATCGTGATCATGGCCATCGCCTCGACCCGCCCCATCCTCAAGTTTTCCGAGAAGGTGCTGGGCCTCTTCGCCGGCCTCGGCGGCCGCAAACCGAGCGCCTGGTGGATGTCGATCCTCATCGTCGGCCCCCTGCTCGGCTCCTTCATTACCGAGCCTGCCGCGATGACGATTGCCGCGCTGCTGCTCGCCGCTCAGTTTTACCGCTACGAAGTGTCGACGAAGTTCAAGTATGCCACGCTCGGCCTGCTCTTCGTCAACGTCTCAGTCGGCGGCACGCTGACGCACTTTGCGGCTCCGCCCGTGCTGATGGTTGCCGGCACCTGGGGCTGGGACTTGATCCACATGTTCGACTACTTCGGCTACAAGGCCGTAACGGCCATCGTGATCGCGACCGCGCTCTACTACTTCATCTTCAAGAAGGAGTTCGTGAAGATCAATGCACAGGCCCTGGCCGAAAAGGACGCCAACCAACTGCCGGAAGAGCCCGTGCCTTTCTGGATCACCGGCGTCATCCTGCTCTTCATGGCCTGGACGGTGTTCACCCTGCACCACCCGCCGATGTTTGTGGCCGGCTTCCTCTTCTTCCTCGCCTTTGTGGCCGCTACCCGCACCCACCAGGACGATGTGAGCATCAAGGGCCCGCTGCTGGTCGGCTTCTTCCTTGCCGCCCTCGTGACCCACGGCTCGCTGCAAAACTGGTGGATCTCGCCGGTGCTGGGCAAGCTGAACGAAACCGCCCTCTTCCTCGGCTCGACCTTGCTGACCGCGTTTAACGACAACGCCGCCATCACCTTCCTCGCGTCGCAGGTGCCTGAGTTTGGCACCAACCCCGCCCTGCAATACGCCGTGGTGGCCGGTGCCGTGACCGGCGGTGGCTTGACGGTGATCGCCAACGCCCCGAACCCGGCTGGCCAAAGCCTGCTGCAAAAGTTCTTCCCGGGCGGCGTTTCTCCGCTGAACCTGGCCTTGGCCGCTCTCGCCCCGACCGCAATCGTGGCGGTGTGCTTCCTCTTCCTGCCCCACATTGGCGGCGGACACTAA
- a CDS encoding NUDIX domain-containing protein, with translation MEPNSNTPPVAVVCAVLTDTEGNVLTAKRPAHKKLGGQWEFPGGKVEPGEAPADALRRELQEELELEVSALEPLEPVEHTYPFGPVRLIPFRIVCDPRPHLVLKEHTEARWIAPAEWERLDWVPADVPVCRQLWP, from the coding sequence ATGGAGCCCAATTCAAACACGCCCCCCGTCGCCGTCGTCTGCGCTGTCCTAACGGATACCGAGGGCAACGTGCTAACGGCGAAGCGGCCCGCACACAAGAAGCTGGGCGGCCAATGGGAATTCCCGGGGGGCAAGGTCGAGCCCGGGGAAGCGCCTGCCGATGCCCTGCGCCGCGAATTACAGGAAGAGCTGGAGCTGGAAGTGAGCGCGCTGGAGCCGCTCGAACCAGTCGAGCACACCTACCCCTTCGGGCCCGTGCGGCTGATCCCGTTTCGCATCGTTTGCGATCCTCGCCCACATCTGGTGCTCAAGGAGCATACGGAGGCCCGCTGGATCGCCCCGGCCGAGTGGGAGCGGCTCGACTGGGTGCCCGCCGATGTGCCCGTGTGCCGGCAGCTGTGGCCGTAG
- a CDS encoding type B 50S ribosomal protein L31: MKQNIHPKINNVCFRDVSSGKNFLTTSPLKSDRKETIDGVEYYVIVRDVTMDSHPVYTGEKRFVDAAGRVEKFQSKFRRRR, translated from the coding sequence GTGAAGCAAAACATCCACCCGAAGATCAACAACGTCTGCTTCCGCGACGTTTCGTCCGGTAAAAACTTCCTGACGACCTCCCCCCTCAAGAGTGACCGCAAGGAAACGATCGACGGGGTGGAATACTACGTGATCGTCCGCGACGTCACGATGGACAGCCACCCGGTTTACACTGGTGAAAAGCGTTTCGTCGACGCCGCCGGTCGCGTGGAAAAGTTCCAGAGCAAGTTCCGCCGCCGCCGCTAA